A window of Nonomuraea angiospora genomic DNA:
CCGCTATCAGCGGAATTATCTGAACGTGTCGTCCTCCCTGCTCGACAGCCCCATGGTGGACCTCGACACCGGGGCGGTCATCGCGCACCCCGCCATCGTCGAACAGGGGGGCACGCTCAGGGCGGCTCCCCTGCCCATGGTGCTGGAGCTGCCCGTCAGGGTCGTCCTGGCGGGCGCGGGCGCCCTGGCGCCCCTGCACGAGGCACTCCGAAGAGCCGGCCGGCATCCCCGCGAGGCGATCCTGCTGCTCACTGGACCGTGCCAGGAACAGGACCGGCCGCTGCTCAAGGTCGGGCTCGACGGCCTGCGCACGATCGGCTACCTGCTCGGCTTCGCCGACGTCGGCACCACCGGCGCGGCCCTCGACCTGGTCGCCGACACGAGCCCGTACCTGCTGGCCCTGGATCCCGAGGTGGTCACGCGCATCCCCGGGGACCATCGCGCGACCGCGGTGGCGCGGTCGGTGGTCACGCTGGCGCGCGGCCTCGGCGCCCACGTGCTCGCCCCCGGCGTCGAACGCGAGCCGCAGGTCGCGGTGGCCCGCGGCCTCGGCGTGCGGCTGGCGCACGGCCCGCTGCTGGCCCCCGGCCCCGACGGCAAGGTGCGGGTGCCGCTCCCCGTCACCGACGAGCCGGTCTCGGTCATGCTCGGCCCGCGCGTCCAGGAGCTGCTGATCCCGGCGGTGACGCTGCCCGTGGAGGCCAAGGCGGAGGATGCGGTCAAGGCGTTCGGGCACGAGCCGACGATCACCAGCGTGATCCTGGTGGACGAGTTCCAGCGGCCCAAGGGCAGCCTCGACCGCAGCCGGTTCCTGCTGTCGTTCGCGGCCCGGTACGGGCACGCGCTGCACGGCGCGAAGCCGGCGCAGCGGCTGGCCGACCCGCCCCGCACGGTGCCGCGGACGACCCCGGCGATCGCGGCCATGCAGGCGGCCGGCCGGGACGCGGCCCGCGTCTATGACGACCTGGTGGTCACCGACGAGATGAACCGCTGCCTCGGCATCGTCCGCGTCTCCGACCTGATCAGGCAGGTCACCGCGATCAGGACCTGAAAGAGACCCGCGTGGGTCCTGGGCGCGGGCGCGCGGCCGGGATAGGAAGTAGCCATGCGGGTGGACAGGAGAACCCTGCTCGGAGCGGGGATGCTGGCCGGGATGGCGGCCGCGTGCACGACGGCGAAACCTCCGGCGAAGCCGGAGTTCGACCCCGGCGACTGGGCGTCCGTGCGGGCCCAGTTCGCGCTGGATCCGGCCTACGGGCAGTTCGCGGCGTTCGTGCTGGCGCCCGCCCCGGCCCCGGTACGCGAGGCGATCGCCAGGCACCGCGACGCCCTGGACGCCGACCCCGAGTACACGCCGCCCGGCGGGCAGACGCCCGACCAGGCGGTACGCGAGGCCGCGGCCCGCTATCTGGGCGCCGGGGCGGAGGAGGTCGCGCTGACCGACAGCACCACCATGGGCCTGGCCCTGCTCTACTCCGGCCTCAGGCTGCGCCCCGGCCAGGACGTGCTGACCACCGAGCACGACTTCCTCGCCACCCACGAGGGGCTGCGGCTGCTGGCCGAGCGCACGGGCGCGAAGGTGCGCAAGGTCAGGCTGTACGACGACCCGGCCCGCGCCGACGCCGGCCGGATGGTGGCGGCGGTCAAGGCGGGGCTCGGCCCGCGTACCAGGGTGGTCGCGATCACCTGGGTGCATTCGAGCACCGGCGTGCGCGTGCCCGTCCGCGCCATCGCCGACATGCTCGCCGAGGCGAACAAGGGCCGCGACGAGCACGACCGGGCGCTGCTGTGCGTGGACGGCGTGCACGGGTTCGGCGCGATGGCCGACGGCCCCGGCGACCTGGGCTGCGACTTCCTGGCCAGCGGCACGCACAAGTGGCTGTTCGGGCCGCGCGGCACCGGCATCGTGTGGGGCAGGGCCTGGGACGCGCTCTCCCCGATCATCGCCAGCTTCAGCGGGGCGTCGTTCCAGGCGTGGCAGGGCGGCACCTCCCCGGGGGCGAGCACGGCGGAGCTGGTCACGCCGGGCGGTTTCAAGGCGTTCGAGCACCGGTGGGCGATGCCGCAGGCGTTCGCCTTCATGACGGCGATCGGCAAGGACCGGGTGCGGCGGCGCACGCAGGAGCTGGCCACCAGGCTCAAGGACGGCCTGGCCGGGATCCCGCACGTCACGCTGGCCACGCCGCGCTCGCCCGAGCTGTCGGCGGGTCTCGTGTGCTGCTCGATCGAGGGGATGGCGCCGATGGAGGCCGTCGGCCGGCTGCACGCGAGCAAGGTGATCGCGAGCGTGACGCCGTACGACCCGCCGCTGCTGCGCTTCGGCACCAGCATCGTGACCACTCCCGAGCAGGTGGACCAGGCGGTCAAGGGGGTGGCCGCACTCGGCTGATCAGAGCCAGCCCTGCGCCTTGGCGCGCTGCACCGCCTCGATGCGGTTGCGGGCGTGCGTCTTCTGGATGGCCGAGGACAGGTAGTTGCGCACGGTCCCCTCCGACAGGTGCAGCTTGCCGGCGATGTCGCCGATCGTGGAGCCGTCCACCGCCGCCTCCAGCACGTCGCGCTCCCGCGCCGACAGCGGGTTCGGCCCGGCGCTGAGGGCGGCCGCGGCGAGCCCGGGGTCGATCACCCGCTCCCCCGCGTGCACCCGCCGGATGGCCGCCGCCAGCTCTCTGGCCGGGCTGTCCTTCACCAGGAACGCCGACGCCCCGGCCTCCATGGCGGTGCGCAGGTAGCCGGGCCGCCCGAACGTGGTCAGGATCATCACCCGGCACCCGGGCACCTGCCGCGTGATGCTCGCGCAGGCCGCGAGCCCGTCCATGCCGGGCATCTCGATGTCCAGCAGCGCGATGTCGGGCCGGACCTTGGCGGCGACCGCGACCGCCTCCTCCCCGTCGGCGGCCTCGCCGGCCACCTCGATGTCGGGCTCCAGGCCCAGCAGGGAGGCCAGCGCGCCGCGTACCATGCCCTGGTCCTCCGCCAGCATCACGCGGATCACGCGCACGCCTCCTTCCCGACCGGCACCAGCACCCGCAGGCGGTGGCCGCCGCCCCGCGCGGGGCCCGCCTCCACCGTGCCGCCCGCGCCCGCGACCCGCTCGCCCAGCCCGCTCAGCCCGCTGCCCATCTCGTACGGCCCGTCGCCGCCCGTTCCGTTGTCCATGATCTCCAGGGTGGCGTGTCCGGCGTCGAACGTCACCTTGATCTCGCACCGGGTGGCCCGCGCGTGGCGCACGACATTGGTGACGCCCTCGCGTACGGACCAGCCGAACAGCCCGTCGAGCAGCTCGGGCAGCGGCGTCCCCGAGACCCGCACCTCGGCGGCCACGCCCGCCGCTCGTAACACGGTCCTGGCGTTGTCGAGCTCCTCGGGCAGGCTGCGCTGGCGGTAGCCGGTGACGGCCTCGCGCACCTCCGTCAGGGCCTTCCTGGCGACGGTCTCGATGTCGGCGATCTCCCGGTGCGCCTGCGGCGAGTCCTCCGACAGCCGTCCGGCCAGCTCGCTCTTGAGCACGATCAGCGACAGGCTGTGCCCGAGCAGGTCGTGCAGGTCGCGGGCGATGCGCAGCCGCTCCTCCGTGGCCGCCAGCCGGGCCACCTCGTCCTGGGCCAGGCGCAGCTTGACGGTCAGCGCCCTGGTGTTGCGCACGCTGATGAACAGCACGCCGAGCGTCAGCACCTGCAGGCCCAGGACGATGATCGTGTCGGCGTCGTCGTGGTTGACCAGACCGGCCCCGACGACGACGGCCAGCTGGGCGGCCACGGCCACGACGGCCCACAGGGGCGGCAGCGTGAACCCGTACAGCACGACGGTGTAGACCGGCAGGCTCAGCCAGGAGCCGCCGAAGGCGGTGGCTCCCACCACACCGAGCACGCTGGTCACCAGGAGCAGCGGATAGGTCAGGCGGCTGTGGTCGAACATGCCCTTGTTGACCAGCACCGTCGCGAGGAAGGACGCGACGAACGTGACGAGCAGCACCGCCGCCCACACGGCCCGGGCCCCCGTCAGGGTGCCCCCGACGATGTCGCTGACGGGGAAGACCAGGTAGACCAGGCCCACTGAGATGCCGAGGAGCCGCCGCTTGCGCGACGGCTTGGCATCCGCGTCCCCGAAGGTGATCCTCTCGGCGAAGCTCATACGCGTACGGTAGCCCGCCGGTAGAGGAGGACGGCAGCGCCCCCGAGCACGATCCCCCATCCGGCGACGACCAGCACGTCCGTCATGGGCAGGCCGTGGCCCGCGACGATGCTCTGGCCCAGCCTGGCGTAGTGGAACGACGGGGTGACGTCCGCGACCGTGCGCAGGGTGTCGCCGAGCACCTCGGGCGGGAACCACAGCCCGCCGGCGATCGCCAGCGCGAACATGCAGATCATCGCGGCCGGCTGGGCGGCGTCGGCCGAGAGCACGGACCCGATGGCCAGGCCCAGGGCGACGAACGGCAGCACGCCGAGCCAGAGCGCGAGCAGCAGCTCCGCCCACGTGCCGAGCGACAGCGACACGTGCTGCTGCACCACGGCGGCCAGGCTCACCAGCACCAGCGAGGGCAGCACGAGCACCATGGTGGCGCCGAGCTTGGTCGCGATGATCGCCCAGTTCGGCAGCGGGGTGATCTGGAGCTGGCGCAGCCAGCCGGACTGCCGCTCGGTGGCCCACGGCACGGCCGAGCTCATCATGGACGAGGCCAGCGCCCCGTAGGCGGCCATCGACACCATCAGGATGACGCTGTACTTCACGCCGCCCGCGTCGGTCTGGTTGCCGTAGATGTTGGAGTTGATGAGGTAGAGCAGGACGGGGAAGGCGACCACGAAGATCAGGTAGCGCCGGTTGCGCAGCATCCGCATGGCCTCGGTCTTGGCGTAGTAGAGCATCAGGACTCCCTGGTGAGGGCGAGGAAGGCGGATTCGAGGTCGGCGCTGGAGAGCTTCAGCTCGCGCACGTCGAGGGTGGTGCCCCGGTAGAGCGCGGCGAGGGTGGCGTCGGTGTCGGAGGTGTGCAGGGTGGCGACGCCGCCGGCGACCTCCACGGCGGTCACCCCGGGCAGCCGGTCGAGCCCGGCCGTGGGCTGCTCGCCGAGGGCGAAGCTGACGGTGTGACCCCCGGCCCCGGCCTTGATCTCGGCGGCGGTGCCGTCGGCGGCCAGCCGGCCCTTGGCGATGACGATCACCCGGTCGGAGTGCTCGTCGGCCTCCTCCAGGTAGTGCGTGGCGAACAGCACGGTCCGGCCGGCGGAGGCGTAGTCGTGCATGCTGGCCCAGAAGCGCAGCCTCGATTCGACGTCCATGGCCGCGGTCGGCTCGTCGAGCAGCAGGATCCTGGGCGCCCCCGCGATGGCCAGGGCGAACCTGACCCGCTGCGACTGGCCGCCGGACAGCTTGTTCGCCCGCCGGCCCGCGAGCTCGGTCAGGTCGGCCAGCTTGAGGATCTCGTCGAGGGCGAGGGGGTTGGGGTAGAGGCGGCGTACCAGGTCGATGAGCTCCTTGACGGACAGCTCGGGGATGAGCGCGCCGTTCTGCAGCATGGCGCCCATCTGGCCGGCCCGGACGGCCTCGTCGGGGGTGCGGCCGTGTACGGCGATCGTGCCCGCGGTGGGCTTGAGCAGGCCGAGCAGGAGGTTGATGGAGGTGGACTTGCCGGCGCCGTTGGGGCCGAGCAGGGCCACGGTGTTGCCTGGCTCGATCGTGAGGGAGAGGTCGTCGACGGCGAGCACGTCCCCGTAGTGCTTGCTGACGTGGTCGAACACGATGGCGTTCATGGAAAGAACGCTATGGCCGCGCCCTCCGGGCGGTTAGTGCGTTACCTCCGGCGTTGGCCGTGACATTTGTCAGGCCAACGCCGGGGCGGAACGTCACACGCGGCAGGCGTAGATGTCGGTGACCAGGATCGCCCGCGCGCCGATGTCCCAGAGCTGGTCCATCACCCGCTGGTGGCCCTGGCGGCGGACCATGACGCGCACGGCCACCCAGCCCTCGCGGTGCAGCGGGGAGACGGTGGGGCCCTCCATGCCGGGGGTGAGCGCGATGGCGTCCTCGATGCGCTCGGCCCGGATGTCGTAGTCCATCATCACGAAGTCGCGGGCGTGCACGACGCCCTGGAACCGGCGGACGAGCTGCTCGACGGCGGGCGTGTCGGGCGAGCTCTGCTGCTTGATCAGCACCGCCTCCGAACGCATGATCGGCTCGCCGAAGACCTCGAGGCCGACGTTGCGCAACGTGGTGCCGGTCTCGACGACGTCGGCCACCGCGTCGGCCACGCCGAGCCGGATGGCGGTCTCGACGGCGCCGTCGAGCTTGATCACGCGGGCGTCGACGCCCTCGTCGGAGAGGTATTTGTCGAGCAGGCCCGCGTAGGAGGTGGCGATGCGGCGGCCGTTGAGATCGGCGGCCGAGGTCATCGTGCCGGCCGCGGCGGCCAGGCGGAAGGTGGAGCCGCCGAAGCCGAGCGGCATGATCTCCTCGACCGGCGCGCCGGAGTCGACGAGCATGTCACGGCCGGTGATGCCGACGTCGAGCGTGCCTTCGCCGACGTAGACGGCGATGTCGCGGGGTCGCAGGAAGAACAGCTCGCAGCCGTTGGCCTCGTCGACGACGACGAGCTCCTTGCTGTCGCGGCGGGAGCGGTAGCCCGCCTCCTTGAGCATGTTCTGGGCCGCCTCGCTGAGCGAGCCCTTGTTGGGTACTGCCAGACGCAGCATGTCGGGATCCTCGATCTGTCTCGCTGTTGCTTCTCCAGGGGCTTGGTGGCGGGCGCCGGGCGCCCTAGAGATGCTTGTAGACCTGGTCGAGGCCGATGCCCTTGGCGATCATGAGCACCTGCACGTGGTAGAGGAGCTGGGAGATCTCCTCGGCGGCCCTGTCGTCTGACTCGTGCTCGGCGGCCATCCAGCTCTCGGCGGCCTCCTCGACGACCTTCTTGCCGATGGCATGGACGCCGGCGTCGAGGGCGGCCACGGTGCCCGAGCCCTCGGGCCGGGTCCTGGCCTTCTCGGACAGCTCGGCGAACAGCTCTTCGAAGGTCTTCATGGTCTCTCTCGTGGTTGGCTGACGTGCTTGTCAAGCGTCTCTGAGCAGCGTAGCGATCCTATCTCAGACATGACTCCGGATCGCTTCCCACCGGGGTGGGGTGGCGTGTGCGTGGAGGTGGAACCCCGCGCCTAACGCTGCCCCGCGTGGACGGTGTCGTCTGGTGGGTGTGCTGATCGCCTGCCCGCCCTGGTGCCGGTGGGCTGCGCGGGGCAGCCTCCTCCGGTCCGTTGGTGCGGGTCCCTCCGGACGCTGACCCGCCTGGCCGTTGGGCCGGGCGGGGGAGGGTGCCCTGCGTCGCCTGGGCGCGGGGCGTGTGGGCGCCCACTTCCACCCTGCGACCGCGGGCTTGTCCGGCGCTTTGCAATGCCGCAGCGGAGTCAGACATTGCGGGCATTGCTTGGAGGTGTTGCGGGCGGGCACGGTCACCATGGCGATGCCGATCTCGGCGGCCAGGTGCCGAATGCGGTCCGAGATCTGGCCGCGCACTTGCTGCGACAACCGGGTGTTCAGGGTGCGGCCCATCCCATGGGCCTCCAATGAACGCAGATCTTCCAGATAGATCGCCGCCGCCCCGGCAGCGGCCGCCTGGCCCGAGCCGCCTCAGTGCCATCCAAGCCTGCGACGGCAGACGTCGCCCGCCGACATCCACTCCGCCCGCCAGCACCTCGACGTCGACGCGGTTCCAGTGCACCGCCGGCAACCCTGCAGCCATGACCGATACCAACTCGGCGCACCAGCCAACCCGCTCGGCCAGCACCGCCGCGGACACCGACTCCCCGCTCTTCTCCACCACTCCGCCACGCAGCAGCACGCGAGCACATGCCGTGTAGGCGGTCTCGCCTGGGGCCAGCGTCAGACGTCGCTTCACCGGCCGCCCCCGCCACTGTCGCGTGGGCCACATCGCGCCAGCACAAAACGCTCAGGCCGCGCCGGGAACAACCCCTCCAGCCGCCAACCGCCGGGCCAGGAGATCCGCTGCGTCGCCTTGCCTGCGGCTTCGTCGACGGCACGCTCCCGGTCGACACGGCCTGCACAGGTGGGCACATTCCGCTGGTACGCCCGATCGAGAGTAAACCTACCTGCGTGCACGGCGCGCACCTCCCCTACCCAATTCTCACCCTGAGTGACCGATAGGCTACCAATCTTTGGTCTGGTTGTATAGAACATGCGAGCGATACATGGACGCCCCATCACTCCATTCCGAAAATCCGGCCTCCAGCCCGCGTGAACTCGGGGGCGAGGTCGTGGGTGCGGACCTCGGCGAGCGTGCACTTCCAGAAGGCGTCAAAGTCGGCGGGCTCGGCGCGTTCGGGGAGATACTCGCATGGCTGGGCGAGTGGCATGTCTACGAACATCGGCCCTCATGGAGGACACATCGGGGCGCCCTCACCGTAACGGTGAAGGCGCCGGCGCGATCATCCGGTCGCGGGAGGGCGGGCGTTCCGGCCGCCAGGAGAGCCGCGGTTTTCGCTGATACGGTTCAGTGAAAGTTTCAGAGAGGAGCACGGGTGAAGAGGCCAACGATCGCCGACATCGCCAGACGGGCCGGCGTGTCCAAGGGAGCCGTCTCCTATGCGCTGAACGGCCAGCCCGGTGTCTCCGCGGAGACCAGGGCGCGCATCCAGGCGATCGCCCAGGAGATCGGCTGGCGGCCCAACCTGGCCGCGCGCTCGCTCAGCGGCGCCAGGGCCGACGCCATCGGCCTGGTCCTGTGCCGCCCGGCGCGCTTCCTCGGCGTGGAGCCGTTCTTCATGGAGCTGATCAGCGGCATCGAGGGCGAGCTGGCGGCCAGCTCGTGCGCGCTGATGCTGCAGGTGGTGGCCGACCACGAGGCCGAGATCGCGGTCTACCGGCGCTGGTGGGGCGAGGGCCGGGTGGACGGCGCGATCCTGGTCGACCTGCACGCCGACGATCCCCGGGTGCCGGTGGTCGAGCGGCTGGGCATGCCCGCGGTGGTGACCGGGCACCCGTCGGGCGCAGGCTCGCTG
This region includes:
- a CDS encoding EAL domain-containing protein, encoding MSSSLLDSPMVDLDTGAVIAHPAIVEQGGTLRAAPLPMVLELPVRVVLAGAGALAPLHEALRRAGRHPREAILLLTGPCQEQDRPLLKVGLDGLRTIGYLLGFADVGTTGAALDLVADTSPYLLALDPEVVTRIPGDHRATAVARSVVTLARGLGAHVLAPGVEREPQVAVARGLGVRLAHGPLLAPGPDGKVRVPLPVTDEPVSVMLGPRVQELLIPAVTLPVEAKAEDAVKAFGHEPTITSVILVDEFQRPKGSLDRSRFLLSFAARYGHALHGAKPAQRLADPPRTVPRTTPAIAAMQAAGRDAARVYDDLVVTDEMNRCLGIVRVSDLIRQVTAIRT
- a CDS encoding aminotransferase class V-fold PLP-dependent enzyme, which gives rise to MDRRTLLGAGMLAGMAAACTTAKPPAKPEFDPGDWASVRAQFALDPAYGQFAAFVLAPAPAPVREAIARHRDALDADPEYTPPGGQTPDQAVREAAARYLGAGAEEVALTDSTTMGLALLYSGLRLRPGQDVLTTEHDFLATHEGLRLLAERTGAKVRKVRLYDDPARADAGRMVAAVKAGLGPRTRVVAITWVHSSTGVRVPVRAIADMLAEANKGRDEHDRALLCVDGVHGFGAMADGPGDLGCDFLASGTHKWLFGPRGTGIVWGRAWDALSPIIASFSGASFQAWQGGTSPGASTAELVTPGGFKAFEHRWAMPQAFAFMTAIGKDRVRRRTQELATRLKDGLAGIPHVTLATPRSPELSAGLVCCSIEGMAPMEAVGRLHASKVIASVTPYDPPLLRFGTSIVTTPEQVDQAVKGVAALG
- a CDS encoding response regulator transcription factor, producing the protein MIRVMLAEDQGMVRGALASLLGLEPDIEVAGEAADGEEAVAVAAKVRPDIALLDIEMPGMDGLAACASITRQVPGCRVMILTTFGRPGYLRTAMEAGASAFLVKDSPARELAAAIRRVHAGERVIDPGLAAAALSAGPNPLSARERDVLEAAVDGSTIGDIAGKLHLSEGTVRNYLSSAIQKTHARNRIEAVQRAKAQGWL
- a CDS encoding sensor histidine kinase; protein product: MSFAERITFGDADAKPSRKRRLLGISVGLVYLVFPVSDIVGGTLTGARAVWAAVLLVTFVASFLATVLVNKGMFDHSRLTYPLLLVTSVLGVVGATAFGGSWLSLPVYTVVLYGFTLPPLWAVVAVAAQLAVVVGAGLVNHDDADTIIVLGLQVLTLGVLFISVRNTRALTVKLRLAQDEVARLAATEERLRIARDLHDLLGHSLSLIVLKSELAGRLSEDSPQAHREIADIETVARKALTEVREAVTGYRQRSLPEELDNARTVLRAAGVAAEVRVSGTPLPELLDGLFGWSVREGVTNVVRHARATRCEIKVTFDAGHATLEIMDNGTGGDGPYEMGSGLSGLGERVAGAGGTVEAGPARGGGHRLRVLVPVGKEACA
- a CDS encoding ABC transporter permease; this encodes MLYYAKTEAMRMLRNRRYLIFVVAFPVLLYLINSNIYGNQTDAGGVKYSVILMVSMAAYGALASSMMSSAVPWATERQSGWLRQLQITPLPNWAIIATKLGATMVLVLPSLVLVSLAAVVQQHVSLSLGTWAELLLALWLGVLPFVALGLAIGSVLSADAAQPAAMICMFALAIAGGLWFPPEVLGDTLRTVADVTPSFHYARLGQSIVAGHGLPMTDVLVVAGWGIVLGGAAVLLYRRATVRV
- a CDS encoding ABC transporter ATP-binding protein gives rise to the protein MNAIVFDHVSKHYGDVLAVDDLSLTIEPGNTVALLGPNGAGKSTSINLLLGLLKPTAGTIAVHGRTPDEAVRAGQMGAMLQNGALIPELSVKELIDLVRRLYPNPLALDEILKLADLTELAGRRANKLSGGQSQRVRFALAIAGAPRILLLDEPTAAMDVESRLRFWASMHDYASAGRTVLFATHYLEEADEHSDRVIVIAKGRLAADGTAAEIKAGAGGHTVSFALGEQPTAGLDRLPGVTAVEVAGGVATLHTSDTDATLAALYRGTTLDVRELKLSSADLESAFLALTRES
- the hisG gene encoding ATP phosphoribosyltransferase, whose product is MLRLAVPNKGSLSEAAQNMLKEAGYRSRRDSKELVVVDEANGCELFFLRPRDIAVYVGEGTLDVGITGRDMLVDSGAPVEEIMPLGFGGSTFRLAAAAGTMTSAADLNGRRIATSYAGLLDKYLSDEGVDARVIKLDGAVETAIRLGVADAVADVVETGTTLRNVGLEVFGEPIMRSEAVLIKQQSSPDTPAVEQLVRRFQGVVHARDFVMMDYDIRAERIEDAIALTPGMEGPTVSPLHREGWVAVRVMVRRQGHQRVMDQLWDIGARAILVTDIYACRV
- a CDS encoding phosphoribosyl-ATP diphosphatase, whose amino-acid sequence is MKTFEELFAELSEKARTRPEGSGTVAALDAGVHAIGKKVVEEAAESWMAAEHESDDRAAEEISQLLYHVQVLMIAKGIGLDQVYKHL
- a CDS encoding acetylxylan esterase, which codes for MFVDMPLAQPCEYLPERAEPADFDAFWKCTLAEVRTHDLAPEFTRAGGRIFGME